AATGAAACAATTGCGGAGAAAATGCGGCTTTTTGGTGAAAAAACGGGAATTGCCTTCCAGATCAAAGACGACCTTTTCGACTACGGCAATGAGGCAGTTGGCAAGCCCACCGGTAATGATATAAAAGAAAAGAAACTTACCCTCCCGCTGATCTACACCCTCAACAATGCCGACAAGACCACACGTCGTCACCTGATCCGGATCATTAAGAATGAGAACCGTAACCCCGTGAAAGTGCAGGAAGTGATCAATACCGTGAAAGAAGCCGGCGGCATCCACTACGCCGAACAGAAGATGATGCAGTACCGGGATGATGCCCTCGCCATCCTGAATGATTTCGATAACCAGGAAGTCCGCAATGGCCTGGAAGAACTGGTGAGGTTCACCACAGATAGAAAATTCTGATCACATTTTCCTATTTTCATACACTACATATACCAACATGCAAAAACGCTGGAACATACTTTCTGCCGAAGACGCAAAACTCTCCGCACTCCGGCAGGATCTCAATATTCATCCGGCGCTCCTGCAGATCCTCATTCAACGTAATATAGATACCTACGAAAAAGCAAAAGCCTTTTTCAACCCGGACCTCTCCAACCTCCACAGCCCCTGGCTGATGAAGGATATGGGCAAAGCCGTGGACCGCATCCTCACAGCCTTCAACAACCGCGAAAAGATCCTCGTATTCGGTGATTATGATGTGGATGGCACCACAGCCGTGGCCTGCATGTACAGCTTTCTCAAAACCGTGTATGAACCTTCCAATATTGAGTATTACATTCCACATCGCTACCGCGAAGGTTACGGCGTATCCAAAGCAGGTATCGACCATGCACATACGATGGGCGCCACACTTATCATTTCCCTCGACTGCGGCATCAAATCTATAGACCTGGTGGGATATGCCAAAGAACTGGGGATCGATTTCGTGATCTGCGACCACCATACACCGGACGCCATCCTGCCTCCGGCCGTTGCCATCCTCAATCCCAAACAAGCGGATTGCAACTATCCGTTCAAAGAACTTTGCGGCTGCGGCGTAGGTTTCAAACTGATCACGGCCCTTGCCGAAAAACTTGAGCTCAGCAGCTCCGCCCCGATGGAATACCTGGACCTGCTGGCCACCGCCATCGCAGCAGACATCGTTCCCATGGTGGGCGAAAACAGGATACTCGTATACCACGGTCTGAAAAAAGCCAACGAAGAGCCCAATTACGGTATCCGTGCCCTCAAGGAGCTCGGAGGATTGCAAAAGGAACTCTACATCAATAACCTGGTATTCATGATCGCTCCGCGTGTGAACGCCGCCGGTAGAATGGACGATGGCAGCAAAGCAGTGCAGCTCTTCATCGCCAAACATATCGATGAAGCCAGGCAATACGCAGCCATGTTGCATTCAGATAATTCAGACCGTAAAGAAGCCGACAAAAATATTACAGACGAAGCGCTCGCCATCATCAGCGGGGACACAACTATGGTGAGCAGCAAATCTACCGTGGTATACCAACCGCACTGGCATAAAGGTGTAGTGGGCATCGTGGCTTCCAGGCTGATCGATCATTACTATCGTCCTACCATCGTACTTACACAATCGGGAGAATATATCGCCGGATCCGCCAGAAGTGTGGCAGGCTTCAACGTTTATGAAGCCATCCACCAGTGCCGCGACCTCCTCCTTGGATACGGCGGACATTTCTACGCAGCAGGTATGACCCTGGAACCCGGTAAGGTAGAGGCTTTCAGGGCAAGATTCGAAGAAGTGGTTTCAGCTTCCATCACGGAAGACATGCTGATCCCCGAAATCAATATAGACTCGGTAGTCACGCTCAGCGACCTCAAACAATCTTTCTTCAATATCATCAAACGCATGGAACCCTTCGGACCGGAAAACATGCAGCCCCTCTTCATGGTAAGCGGTGTTACCGATTCCGGATACTCGAAGATCGTAAAGGATGTGCATATCCGCTTCTCCGTGAAGCAAGGCAATATCCTTTTCAACGGGATCGGCTTCAACCTGGCTTCCAAATTCCATTTTTTGCAGAACGGAGAACCAGTGGATATCGTATTCACGCTGGAAGAGAATGAGTGGAATAATGAAAAGCACCTTCAGTTGAAGGTGCTTGACTTAAGGCGGCACGAAGCCTAATGATCTATTATCGTATCCTTTAATTCTTCAGGAGGTCTACACTTCGGCTAATGAAGCTGGTTAGTTCCGTTCCTTTCAGCAATCCCTGGCTCAGTAAAGCAAGATCAGCCAGGTTCCTTGTCATCTTCTCCTGTCTTCCGGCATCGGCAGTTGCCAGTACCTGCTGGTAAATAGGATGATTTCCATTGACCGTCAACGTTACCTCATCAGGCATATTGGCGTAGAAACTTCCCATTGGTCCGCTCATAGCAGCCATATCTTTCATACGGCGCATGAACTCAGGCCTGGTGGCCAGTACGGGAGGTGCTTCAGGGCTCAGTCCTTTCAACTCTACTGTTACCTGCAGCCCTGGAGGAGTAATGGAGAAAAGGCTCTTCAACTTCGTTTGATCATCCTCGTTCAACACCATCTCAGTATTCTCCTGTTTGTCTATCAGGTTGTCTGTGATATCTGAATCAACACGGTTGAAATGAACATCATTCCATTTAGGCTCCATCTGGTTGATGAAGCTGGCATCGATCAGCGTATCCAGCTTCACAACGATGTATCCTTTCGCTTCAGCGGCTTTGATGTAAGCGTCCTGCTGCACAGGGTCCGTAGTGTACAGGATCACCAGCTTCCCTTCTTTATTTTTTTGCAGTGTTTCTGCTGCGAGACGATACTCTTCCAGCGTATAGAATTTGCTGCCATCAGCGGACTGGAAGAGATGGAACTTGTTCGCCTTTTCCAGGAATTTATCATCCGTCATCATTCCATATTTCACAAACAGTCCGAGACTGTCCCATTTCTCTTCGAATGATGTTCTTTCGTTCCTGAAGATCTCATCCAGTTTATCTGCTACTTTTTTGGTGATATGATTGTTGATCTTCTTCACATTGGGATCACCCTGCAGATAGCTCCTGCTCACGTTGAGCGGGATGTCCGGAGAATCGATCACACCCTGCAGCAGCATGAGGAACTCAGGTACGATGTCTTTCACTTCATCGGTTACGAAAACCTGGTTGGCATAGAGCTGTATCTTGTCTTTCTGGATCTCGTAGTTCTGTTTGATCTTCGGGAAATACAGGATACCAGTGAGATTGAAGGGATAGTCCACATTCAGATGTATCCAGAACAAAGGCGTTTCATTGTAGGGATAGAGCTCCTTGTAGAAGTTCTGATAATCTTCCGCAGTCAGTTCCGATGGTTTCCTGACCCAGGCCGGTTGTGTATTGTTGATCGGCTGCGGATCCTCCTCTATTTCTTTTCCGATAAAGAAGATAGGAACAGGAAGGAAGCGGCAGAATCTTTTCAGTACTGATTCGATGCGCAGTTCATCCAGGAACTCTTTACTTTCTTCATTGATGTGAAGCACGATGTCTGTGCCTCTTTGTTCTTTTTCTGTTTCTTCCAGCATGTATTCCGGGCTGCCATCGCATTCCCAGCGAACAGGCTTTGCACCATCGCGGAAACTTTTGGTGAAGATCTCTACTTTGTCGCTCACCATGAAAGCGGAATAGAAGCCCAGTCCGAACTTTCCGATGATATTATTCTCGTTTTGTCCTTTGTATTTGTTCACAAATTCCTCTGCGCCGCTGAATGCCACCTGATTGATGTATTTCTCCACTTCGTCGGCAGTCATACCCAGGCCGCGGTCGGAGATGGTGATAGTTTTATTATCGATATCCAGTTTCACTTCAATCTTCAGTTCTCCCAGTTCGCCTTTGGCTTCTCCGATGGAGCTGAGTGTTTTCAGTTTTTGTGTGGCGTCTACGGCATTGCTGATGAGCTCACGAAGGAAAATATCGTGATCGCTGTAGAGGAATTTTTTAATGATAGGAAAAATGTTCTCGGTTTGTACCCTGATCGATCCTTTTTGCATAGTACCAGAAATTTGAAGGGAAGATACCAAAGATCGCTCCGGGTTTTTGAAATCCGGCGGCAAAACAAACCGGCGCGGGAGGAGATTTGATCAGCTGTGGTGGGTTGGATCTGGCGGTGGAATATCTATCGGGCTTCTTCGCTTTTGTTTTACAGGCCGGAGTTTCAATACCCCTCCACTAAGGAGCCGCGGGTGCAGCAGTGCCGATAAAATAGGTGGAGAAGTGGTTGATTTTTCTATTTTTCCTGAAATTTGTGGAATGCCGAATTTTCTTTTGCAGGTCTTTTTTATGGTGACCAGGTGACAGGAATGAGAAAAAAAGGCAGTAGAAGCGGGAATTAGGAATCAAGTTGGCTGTCAGGAGGCGACCGATAAGATAGCTAAACCTGGTAAATGATTTATTTTCAGCAAAATACGCTGCCATTATCTTCTCCAAAACTTTTCTGATTGGGCTTTTGCCACTATGGTGGTAAGTCTGTATCTTTGCAGCCCCTTAACCGAAAGTGGAAACACAGACGGGGCACGGGACAGAACAATATTTCTTTATTTCAAAACAAAACAGGGATCATGAACAATTACGAATTGATGGTGATTTTTACCCCTGTGCTTTCTGATGACGACTTCAAAACCGCTCAGAAAAAATACACTGACTTTATCAAAGATAATGGCGGTGTAGTTGTGCACGAAAATCCCTGGGGTCTGAAATCACTGGCGTATCCGATCCAGAAAAAGACCACTGGTCTGTACTGGGTACTGGAATACCAAGCGCCATCCACCTTCAATGAGCAGTTCAAAATTCAGATGCTCCGTGACGAGAACATTCTCCGTCACATGTTCACTGCACTCGATAAATACGCCGTCGAGTACAATGGTAAAAAGAGAAGTGGTGTACCTACAGGAACTGAAAAAGCAATCGAGGGTTAATCATCATGGCAAAAGCAAATGAGATCAAATACCTGACGGCCATTAAAACAGAGAAGCCAAGGAAGAAATTCTGCCGTTTCAAAAAGTATGGTATCAAGTATATCGATTATAAGGACGCAGAGTTCCTGAAAAAATTCCTGAACGAACAAGGTAAGATGCTGCCCCGCCGCATTACCGGTAACTCTCTGAAGTACCAGCGTAAAGTGGCTCAGGCTGTGAAAAAAGCCCGTCAGATGGCTTTGCTGCCTTATGTAACAGACCTTTTAAAATAAGGAGGACACCATGGACATTATACTCATTCAAGACGTAGATAACTTAGGTGCCAAAAACGAGGTTGTAAAAGTTCGCAACGGATACGCCCGTAACTTCCTTATTCCGCAAAAATTTGCGGTAGAGGCTTCTTCATCCAATCTGAAACAACTGGAAGAAAGGATGAAGATCGTTCGCAAGAAGGAAGAAGTGATGCTGGCAGCAATCAAAGAAGTAATTGCAAAACTGAAAGATGGAGTACTGAAGATCGGCGCTAAGACCGGTACCAGTGGCAAGATCTTCGGTAGCGTAACTTCCCTTCAGCTCAGCCGCGCTATCCGCGAGCAAAAAGGATATGAGATCGATCGCAAGAAGATCTCTATCGTTGACGAAGTGAAAGAACTGGGCACCTACAAAGCCAATATCGATTTCGGCAACGGTCATTCAACCGAAGTTGAATTCGAAGTTGTAGCTGAGTAATCTCAAAGTCTGCAGATAATTCAAGAGGGTGGAACAACAGTTTCCACCCTCTTTTTTTGTGGTCATCCGTATTCCCCAAACCGGGCCGGCCGCAGACAGGCCCGGCCAGGTCCCCGGAACCCCGCTCCCCACTTAATCCTTTGTATATCCAGTACATATCGTAATTTCTTCAAATGCTTGCCCAATCAGGATTTGATCGAAATTTTATTTGGTAAATCAAATTATTTCTTATCTTCATGTATGGTTAATGAAACTAGTTCTCTTGTACTGTAGTGCTTTACCTGTTTTTCCGGTTTCCTCAGTTCATTGAAGCAACTTGCGTCATTATCTGCTTTTTCAGAACATCTAAAATTATTGTTACAATGAACATTTACGTAGGGAACCTTTCCTGGCAAATGACCGACGACGATCTGAGAACCTTATTCGAACAATACGGTTCTGTTACTTCTGCAAAAATCGTAAAGGACAAAGCCAGCGGTCGCAGCAAAGGCTTCGGTTTCGTTGAAATGCCCGAAGACAGCGAAGCACAAAACGCTCTCACCAGCCTGTACGAATCTGAAGTATTAGGCAGAAAAATCATCGTTAACGAAGCGCAACCAAAACCACAAAACGGTGGTGGCGGCGGTGGCTTCAAGAAGAGAAGCTTCGGTGGCGGCTCCGGCGGTGGCGGCGGCTACAAGAAAGGCGGCTTCAACAGAGGCGGCGGCGGCGGTTACAACAGGGATTTCTAATCAACTCAACTAATCGCTTTTAGTCTAACATAATCCTCTTGTCTCCGGACAAGAGGATTTTTTTTGCACCTCCTCAGCTTATATAACGTGCATAAATAAACGTAATTGAAACCTCGATTTCAACCCCACTCTTTCCCCCACTGTTTTTTTACTCCCTCCTCCCCGGTTACAGCAACCATTGTTTAATAGTTTTTTAATACTGTTTTAACCCTATGATAAGGTTCAAAGGCCATATTACTGCGGCGCCATAACGGCCTCTTGTGAAGCCAGGAAATATATCCACAATTGATGCATTTTTTATCGTTCTCAGGGGGTTAAGGCACGGCTTTTGTCAACTATTACCTGCATCAGCCAAATTCCCTCAGAACCATTCCGGCAGGATTTTTCAGATACGTGCAGAAAGATCAATACAAACCGTAGTAAATCAAAAGGAGGTACTTGTGCTAACTGTTATTGTCCCTGTTTTAAATGAAGAAAATACGATTGCAAATGTGGTCAGGTTCTGCCTCAGTCACCCTCTTGTGAATGAAGTAATTGTTGTTGATGATAAATCTGAGGACAAAACACCACAAATTGCAGCAGAAGCGGGCGCAAAAGTGATCACCAGCCAGGTGCGGGGAAAAGGTATTTCCATGAAAGATGGTATCGATGCAGCCTCCAGCGATATTGTAATTTTCCTCGACGGAGATATAGATCCTTATCCGGAAGAAACCATTTCCCGTTTGGCAGAGCCCCTCGTATTGAATGAAGTGGATTTCGTGAAAGGAAGTTTCGCACGCAATGCAGGCCGTGTAACCGAACTGGTGGCCAAACCACTGCTCAATATCTTCTATCCCGGCCTCTCCCATTTTGAACAACCACTCAGCGGCATGATCGCCGGTAAAAAATCATTCTTCCAGAAAATAGATCTGCTCAACGATTACGGAGTAGACATCGGCATACTCATCGATATGTACCTGATGAAAGCACGCATCCGCGAAGTGAACATCGGTTATATCGAAAACAAATCCAAGCCCTGGCAGGCTCTCGGAAAAATGAGCGGAGAAGTAAGCCGCGCCATCATCAGCAAAGCGCAAAGACAGCATCCGGAAGAGATCAGTGAAGAAGATATCATGAGCATCGAAGCCGTGAGCGGAGAGATGAATAAAACAATCCGCGAAAAACTCTGCGGCTTTCACAAGATGGCCATCTTCGATATGGACGATACCATCCTGCTCGGCAGGACCATCGATGCATGCGCAAAAAAATTCGGCTTTGTTCCCAAACTGGAAGACCTGCGTGCACAGGAAAAGGACGCCATCATCCTTACCAAACGCATTGGCCTGCTGTTGAAAGGACGCACCATCGACGATATGCTCAATGTAGTGGCTGAAATTCCCATGGTGCACGATATCAAAGAAGTGGTGGCAGAACTGAAAGCACGCGGTTATATCATCGGCATTATCAGCAACAGCTATACGCTCGTCACCAATTATGTGAAGCAACAGATCGGCGCTGATTTCACTTATGCCAACCAGCTTGAATTCTTTGAAGGCAAGTGCACCGGCGAAGTGAACCTTCCCTCCTACTGGTTCGGTTCACCGGAGAGTATCTGCGGACATGCATACTGCAAAACAAATGTGCTGCAGCATGTTTGCGAAAAATATAATGTTCAACTGAAAAATTGCATCGTAGTAGGCGATAGCCGCGATGATCGTTGCATGATCGGTCATGGTGGCAAAGGCGTGTCCTTCCGTACGAAGGATGAACTGCTCAGGACCATTGCAGACACCAACATTGAAGAAGAAAGCTTCCAGTCATTACTGGAGCTGGCTGTTTAACAACATTCAAAAACCTTAAAAAGAACGTCTATGCCAAAAACTCTGTACAATATCCTGGTTCCCGTTGATTTTACGGCAAAGAACAAATGGGCCATCAGCAAAGCCATCGAACTGGCCAATACCTTCCATTGCAACGTACACCTGGTGCACGTTTCGTCGGGATCGCTGATGCCATTGCTGCCGCTTGACATGAGTATGCTGATGCCATCTTACGATGCAGCAGACATGACCAATGCCAGGAAGAAACTGGAGAACCTCCGTGATATTTACAGTAATCATATCTGCGGCGGTGGCAAGCTGGAGATCAGCCTCCTCAAAGGCAATCCCAGTCAGCAGCTGGCCGACTATATCCAGAAATTCGAGATGGACCTGGTAGTGGTGGGGCTCGCCCGCTTCAACCTCCTGCATCGTGTGCTGAGCACCGTTAGTATCAGCAGGCTGGCGCGAAAAACAAATGTGCCGGTACTCACCATCCGTTCCAGCGGACTGGTAAGTCATTTCAAGAAGATCGTGCTGCCGCTGACAGACAACCTGCCGCTGCACCGTATCAAACTGGCTACCATGCTGGCGCGCTCTTTCAAGTCCACCGTATACCTGGTAAGCCTCCGCGATGAGCAAAAGGAACAGAATGCAGCCAATGGCATCATGGATACAGCACTGGAAGTGATCCAGAGCCTCAGTACCATTCCTGTTCAATGTTTCCTGCTGGAAGGAAAGAATCTCGCGAAGAGTACACTTGAGTTCTCTAAACGCATTAATGCTGACCTGATCATGGCCAACCCACTGAAAGAATTCCATATGCCGGGCTGGTGGAACAGGATCACAAGAAAGTTATTATCATATGGCTCCAGGATCCCCGTGATCACTGACAGCCGCAACAATAATGAAACGATTTCAGCATCTTAATTTTTAAGAAGTTGTTTTTAGGGTTAACGCCTCCTCTATCCAGGGGAGGCTTTTTTAGTCCCTAACGGCCATCGCCACACGGTAAAATTCATATCCGCGCTCGGGCCTGTCCGGCATATAATCTTCCCTGTATTCAACTGCGCCTTTATCCGCTTCCAGGGTGCAATTGAATTTCCTGCAATACTCTTTCAACTCCTCGGGATCGAAACCGAATGTCCAGGTCTCTTCCAGTTCTGCCAGATCATTCAGTAATTTTTGTGCGCCGTAGAAAGAACCGGGATCATCGTAAACCTGCTGGTGAACATACGTGAAGATGAGACAGGATCCTGATGCAAACTGGCTGAAGAATTTGAAAGTGCCATCCACGGCCTGATCGGAAAGATAATTGGTAACGCCTTCCCAGATGAAAGCAGTACGAAGGCTCATATCGATATGCCTTGCCTGTGCAAGATCATCCAGGCTTTGCTCATTGAAATCGATCTGGTAGAAACGGACATTTGCAGGCAGCCTTCCCATTTCGCTTTGTAAGGCGCCGAGTTTTCTTTTGGCTGTATTGGGATGGTCTATCTCAATTACAGGAATACCCTGTAAAAAATCCAGTCTGAGCGCCCTTGTATCATAACCCGCGCCTAAAATAATGACCTGCTGAACGCCCTTTTCTATACTGGCTTTCAGCAGGTCATCGATATATCTTGTTCTGGCTACGCCGGAAGTGAATCCGCCGGGCAGCTCTTTATGAATCTTCCACCGGAGGTATTTCCTCACCAAGGGAACTGGCGAATATTGAACAGCCCTTTTCAGCTTATTGTCGAGAAAAAAGATAGCATACGGATCGTAGAACAGGCGCTTTCCTTCCGGTCTCGTGGATTCGAGCGCTCTGAAGAAAGCCATATATTGGGCGGTGCGGCTGGCCTTGTCTACTTTCATGTATATCGATTATTAACAGTAAAATAATCAATCCACCCAACAACGCCAAAACAGACTGTCTCCAGAGACAACGGAATAGCTGTCACTCGCCGGGAAGCGAGCAACTGGCCGCAATCTGCTACAACTGTTTTATTTTGATACTGCGGAAGCTCACTGCATCGCCATGGTCCTGTAAAAGTATATGGCCTTTGGGTGCTTCTCCGAAACTGGGCCACACCTTGTATTTACTATTTGCTACCAGTTCTTTGTATGCTTGTGAACCCCGATCATACTCCAGCACTTTCACTCCATTCAGATAATGCTCCACATGATTATTGGGATATACCACCAGCCTGGCCGTATTCCAGTTGCCTGGCTGCCTGATGAAGCGGGATGTTTTTTCCGCTTTGATCAGATCATACAGTGAAGCCAGTGTGCGGTTGCCGTTCAGACCGAGTTTTGCATCAGGATGAAGGGTATCATCCAGCAACTGGTATTCAAGCCCGATTGCGGAACCTTTGCTGTCTTCCCTGAGAGTAACAAAATATTTCACGCCGGAATTGGCGCCGGGCGTGAGTTTGAAATCCCAGGAGAGATCGAATGCAGCATATTCTTTCAGTGAAACTATATCGCCGCCATTGGTGGATTCCTTGCCATCCGAGCCCAATACATTCAGCTGGCCATCGCGTACTTCCCATCCTTTTGCCGGGAAAGCATTGCCCCTGGCGCTTCTCCAGCCTTTGGTGGATGTTCCGTCGAAG
This portion of the Pseudobacter ginsenosidimutans genome encodes:
- the recJ gene encoding single-stranded-DNA-specific exonuclease RecJ, giving the protein MQKRWNILSAEDAKLSALRQDLNIHPALLQILIQRNIDTYEKAKAFFNPDLSNLHSPWLMKDMGKAVDRILTAFNNREKILVFGDYDVDGTTAVACMYSFLKTVYEPSNIEYYIPHRYREGYGVSKAGIDHAHTMGATLIISLDCGIKSIDLVGYAKELGIDFVICDHHTPDAILPPAVAILNPKQADCNYPFKELCGCGVGFKLITALAEKLELSSSAPMEYLDLLATAIAADIVPMVGENRILVYHGLKKANEEPNYGIRALKELGGLQKELYINNLVFMIAPRVNAAGRMDDGSKAVQLFIAKHIDEARQYAAMLHSDNSDRKEADKNITDEALAIISGDTTMVSSKSTVVYQPHWHKGVVGIVASRLIDHYYRPTIVLTQSGEYIAGSARSVAGFNVYEAIHQCRDLLLGYGGHFYAAGMTLEPGKVEAFRARFEEVVSASITEDMLIPEINIDSVVTLSDLKQSFFNIIKRMEPFGPENMQPLFMVSGVTDSGYSKIVKDVHIRFSVKQGNILFNGIGFNLASKFHFLQNGEPVDIVFTLEENEWNNEKHLQLKVLDLRRHEA
- the htpG gene encoding molecular chaperone HtpG, translated to MQKGSIRVQTENIFPIIKKFLYSDHDIFLRELISNAVDATQKLKTLSSIGEAKGELGELKIEVKLDIDNKTITISDRGLGMTADEVEKYINQVAFSGAEEFVNKYKGQNENNIIGKFGLGFYSAFMVSDKVEIFTKSFRDGAKPVRWECDGSPEYMLEETEKEQRGTDIVLHINEESKEFLDELRIESVLKRFCRFLPVPIFFIGKEIEEDPQPINNTQPAWVRKPSELTAEDYQNFYKELYPYNETPLFWIHLNVDYPFNLTGILYFPKIKQNYEIQKDKIQLYANQVFVTDEVKDIVPEFLMLLQGVIDSPDIPLNVSRSYLQGDPNVKKINNHITKKVADKLDEIFRNERTSFEEKWDSLGLFVKYGMMTDDKFLEKANKFHLFQSADGSKFYTLEEYRLAAETLQKNKEGKLVILYTTDPVQQDAYIKAAEAKGYIVVKLDTLIDASFINQMEPKWNDVHFNRVDSDITDNLIDKQENTEMVLNEDDQTKLKSLFSITPPGLQVTVELKGLSPEAPPVLATRPEFMRRMKDMAAMSGPMGSFYANMPDEVTLTVNGNHPIYQQVLATADAGRQEKMTRNLADLALLSQGLLKGTELTSFISRSVDLLKN
- the rpsF gene encoding 30S ribosomal protein S6 — its product is MNNYELMVIFTPVLSDDDFKTAQKKYTDFIKDNGGVVVHENPWGLKSLAYPIQKKTTGLYWVLEYQAPSTFNEQFKIQMLRDENILRHMFTALDKYAVEYNGKKRSGVPTGTEKAIEG
- the rpsR gene encoding 30S ribosomal protein S18, with translation MAKANEIKYLTAIKTEKPRKKFCRFKKYGIKYIDYKDAEFLKKFLNEQGKMLPRRITGNSLKYQRKVAQAVKKARQMALLPYVTDLLK
- the rplI gene encoding 50S ribosomal protein L9, with product MDIILIQDVDNLGAKNEVVKVRNGYARNFLIPQKFAVEASSSNLKQLEERMKIVRKKEEVMLAAIKEVIAKLKDGVLKIGAKTGTSGKIFGSVTSLQLSRAIREQKGYEIDRKKISIVDEVKELGTYKANIDFGNGHSTEVEFEVVAE
- a CDS encoding RNA recognition motif domain-containing protein codes for the protein MNIYVGNLSWQMTDDDLRTLFEQYGSVTSAKIVKDKASGRSKGFGFVEMPEDSEAQNALTSLYESEVLGRKIIVNEAQPKPQNGGGGGGFKKRSFGGGSGGGGGYKKGGFNRGGGGGYNRDF
- a CDS encoding HAD-IB family phosphatase, whose translation is MLTVIVPVLNEENTIANVVRFCLSHPLVNEVIVVDDKSEDKTPQIAAEAGAKVITSQVRGKGISMKDGIDAASSDIVIFLDGDIDPYPEETISRLAEPLVLNEVDFVKGSFARNAGRVTELVAKPLLNIFYPGLSHFEQPLSGMIAGKKSFFQKIDLLNDYGVDIGILIDMYLMKARIREVNIGYIENKSKPWQALGKMSGEVSRAIISKAQRQHPEEISEEDIMSIEAVSGEMNKTIREKLCGFHKMAIFDMDDTILLGRTIDACAKKFGFVPKLEDLRAQEKDAIILTKRIGLLLKGRTIDDMLNVVAEIPMVHDIKEVVAELKARGYIIGIISNSYTLVTNYVKQQIGADFTYANQLEFFEGKCTGEVNLPSYWFGSPESICGHAYCKTNVLQHVCEKYNVQLKNCIVVGDSRDDRCMIGHGGKGVSFRTKDELLRTIADTNIEEESFQSLLELAV
- a CDS encoding universal stress protein gives rise to the protein MPKTLYNILVPVDFTAKNKWAISKAIELANTFHCNVHLVHVSSGSLMPLLPLDMSMLMPSYDAADMTNARKKLENLRDIYSNHICGGGKLEISLLKGNPSQQLADYIQKFEMDLVVVGLARFNLLHRVLSTVSISRLARKTNVPVLTIRSSGLVSHFKKIVLPLTDNLPLHRIKLATMLARSFKSTVYLVSLRDEQKEQNAANGIMDTALEVIQSLSTIPVQCFLLEGKNLAKSTLEFSKRINADLIMANPLKEFHMPGWWNRITRKLLSYGSRIPVITDSRNNNETISAS
- a CDS encoding class I SAM-dependent methyltransferase → MKVDKASRTAQYMAFFRALESTRPEGKRLFYDPYAIFFLDNKLKRAVQYSPVPLVRKYLRWKIHKELPGGFTSGVARTRYIDDLLKASIEKGVQQVIILGAGYDTRALRLDFLQGIPVIEIDHPNTAKRKLGALQSEMGRLPANVRFYQIDFNEQSLDDLAQARHIDMSLRTAFIWEGVTNYLSDQAVDGTFKFFSQFASGSCLIFTYVHQQVYDDPGSFYGAQKLLNDLAELEETWTFGFDPEELKEYCRKFNCTLEADKGAVEYREDYMPDRPERGYEFYRVAMAVRD